A region from the Solibacillus sp. FSL H8-0523 genome encodes:
- a CDS encoding Type 1 glutamine amidotransferase-like domain-containing protein: MRQIIAMGGGGFSMEPDNPLLDLYILNQVDKVKPKICFIPTASGDADNYIKRFYDFFNEQNCHPSHLSLFSPPTRDLERFILLQDIIYVGGGNTKNLLALWKEWDLDRILKKAWNEGVILAGISAGAICWFDEGVTDSFGDGLEPIKCLGFLNGSCCPHYDGEADRRPAYQKLVETSSIQAGIALDDGVAVHYKELELYKVVSSRPDAKAYRVLFEEQVVEIEIPAQFLGSLKAD; this comes from the coding sequence ATGAGACAAATTATTGCAATGGGTGGTGGCGGTTTTTCCATGGAACCGGACAATCCATTATTAGATCTATATATCTTAAACCAAGTGGATAAAGTGAAACCGAAAATTTGCTTTATACCTACTGCTAGTGGTGATGCTGACAACTATATTAAAAGATTCTATGATTTTTTTAACGAGCAAAACTGTCACCCTTCTCACCTGTCATTATTTTCACCGCCTACGCGCGACCTAGAGCGCTTTATTTTACTACAAGATATTATTTATGTTGGCGGTGGCAATACGAAAAATCTGTTAGCTTTGTGGAAGGAATGGGACCTAGATAGGATTTTAAAAAAAGCATGGAACGAAGGTGTCATTTTAGCAGGCATTAGTGCCGGTGCGATTTGTTGGTTTGATGAAGGTGTGACCGATTCATTTGGGGATGGACTCGAACCAATTAAATGCCTGGGATTTTTAAATGGGAGCTGTTGTCCACATTATGATGGTGAGGCGGACAGAAGGCCTGCGTATCAGAAGCTTGTTGAAACTAGCAGTATACAAGCAGGGATTGCGTTAGATGATGGGGTTGCTGTTCATTATAAGGAGCTTGAATTATATAAAGTTGTCAGCTCACGACCAGATGCAAAAGCGTACCGTGTACTTTTTGAAGAACAAGTCGTCGAAATCGAAATCCCGGCGCAATTTTTGGGGTCCCTAAAAGCTGACTAA